AAACTTCAGGACTTTCGTACTGTTGTTTCTGAAACGGAATCACAAGCCAACTATATGTCTGGCATGATCGGAATTGTAGCAATCATGATTCTATATAATCTGGGGATGTTTCTGTTCTTTAGAAAGACCTACTTTCTCTATTACGTACTCTATTGTTTTTTAGGTATCCTGAGTTTTGCTCATTTAGTGGGCCCCCTCACATGGTCAGCTTGGAAAATTTCTGGCTTGATCAACATGGCATTGATTTTTCTGCTTCTCTTTTGTCGAGGCTTGCTTGAAATCAAGGCAAGCAAGGACCCATGGATGACAAGAGCGATTCAATGCGCAGTGATCCTCAATATTTTAGCCTCGTTCTACTCATATCAAAGCAACGACATGTATGGAATATTCGTCGCAGCCCCACTTACCATCTTAGTGTGTTTAACGGCTAGTCTATTGAAGGCTCTACAGGGTGTTCGCAATGCCTATTTCCTTTCCCTAGGCTGGTCGATTTTCTTCGCATCAGCAATCTTATCAATTCTAAGCCCTCACATCGGATTATACGCTACCTGGGCTTCATACTCATCCTTGTTTGGGTTTGCTCTAGAGATCGTTTTCTTTTCATTTGCACTTGGAGACAAGGTTCGGCAATCTGAGCGCCGGGTAGTTAAGGAGAAGCTTCATGCCTTCGCCCAACTTTCCAAAGTGTTTTACCCTCATCAGATCGAGCAGATAAGGCAAGGCAAAAGCCTAGAAGATACAATGCCTATAGGAACAGCTGATGCGTGCGTTCTCTGCTTTGACGTGATCGATAGTTCGAATCTCACAATCGCTCATAAAGAACAGTTTCTTCAAGAATCCATCAAGGCCTGTACTGGTATTCTTGATGATGGTTATTCCTATAGCAAAGGTACGCTAATTGCGAATGCGTATCGCATCAAGGAGATGGGCGACGGTTTTCTGTGTTCCGTAGGATTCCCCTTTCGTGCCCTTCCAAACCGCTCAGTAGCTGAACAAGCTATCGATCTAGCCGAGAGATTCATACAGATTTTTGAAGAGTTTGCTAGATGTCGAGGTCTTTCTGAAGACGTTTTTTGCTCCGTAAGTGTGGTCATGGATAAGATTGAAGGACGATTCCCCATTACAGGAGTTAAAGAGTACGACGTTTATGGGAGAGGAGTTGTAACAGCGACACGATATGAAAAGATAAGAAAAGATATCCTAGACTACCACCCTTGTCACATCATTAGTGTACAGAACAAGGTCTACGATCAGCTATCGAAGGAATGCCAGATGCGGTTCGAAGAAATTAATTTAGATTCTATCTCATATAAAATACGCGGTGACGTATTTGCCAGGCGTGTCTATATCGGTAAACGATATCCAAAGGAAATTTCCAAAAGCCATGTTGGATGACTAAGCTCTTCCATCTATTCTATTCGTGGTATATAACACTCATCGACGCGTTAAACTTTCCTGGGTTTTTTATGAATGTATCTGCTTCAAAAACAATTATTCAACTGGCACTTTTACCCTTCCTTATTTCAAGCTGTACCACTCCGAAACCTAAACTATTTTCACCCGCAAAGTTTTTCAAAATTTCAGAAGCTTATGTTGCTAATATAGATTGGGCAGCGGTACAAGGTGATAATGGCAGACCCACTTGCATTTACCACCTCGTCGATATGGACGTTGATGGGAACGGAAACGTCACCGATGCAAAACTAATCCAAAGCTCAAGCTCACGAGAACCTGAGACTCTTCGGATCAAAACCATCACCGCCTCTAAAATGTGGAAGTTTGAGCCAGCAGTGACGGAGCGTAAAGCAAGGGTCGGATTCTTCTTTCGAAAAGGAGCGAAAACACAACACTTTTTTGCAAACCCTGACTACCCGATAGAAAACAACCCCCGTGATGATGATGATTGGGCTGTCGAAAATAAGCAGCACGCAAAGCCTATCAGGAGAATCGCTCCTCAAATGCCAAGGCAAGCTAGAATGAGAGGCCTAACAGGATTCACCGTCCTTAGGTTTGATGTGACCAAGGAGGGTACTACCGAAAACATTAAAGTCACACAATCCTTTCCTCCTGGGGTATTCGATAGAAGCGCCATCAGAGCCATCGCAAAATGGTCGTACGAGAAAAATAAGGCGTCTACTCAAACCATTCGTTTGGATTATCTATTAGAAGGCGGGTCATCTTGCATCTTTTAAGAGTGGCAGGATCGTAGCCGTGTAGCGGGGCTAAGTTTAGCTTGGAAACTAATCAGCCCAGGATCAATCCCGGGCGTTACCAATAAAAAGCTATTCGTTAAAGCCCGAGTCTTTGCCCTCTTTGACAAGCAGCGATCTCTTCGCCATCGGTCAAGCTACCTGCTGCGCATCTGAATTGCGCTCGTGACCACCCTTGTCCCGCAGGGCAACCACACGCATCACGGCCAGTGCTAGCATTGTTGTTTAAGGAAAGTCGTTGTCCTTTTTGACAAGCAGCAATCTCTTCACCATCGGTGATGCTTCCCGCGACACACCGATACTGGGCTCGCGACCAACCCTGCCCAGCAGGACAACCACAGGCATCACGGCCAGTGTTAGCATTGTTGTTTAAGGAAAGTCGTTGTCCTTTTTGACAAGCAGCGATCTCTTCGCCATCTGTAATGCTTCCTGCAACACAACGAAACTGGGCTCGCGACCAACCCTGCCCAGCAGGACAACCACAGGCATCGCGAGCATTTGGTGCCAATTGAGCATTAATCTTACCACA
The Pseudobacteriovorax antillogorgiicola genome window above contains:
- a CDS encoding 7TM diverse intracellular signaling domain-containing protein, whose product is MSASTPEKCTILRILTFWTILGFTSHSYGQMQEPTFHIHSEQFNLVQKNEYMLGASKVKYSDSELINFLKQDAFKLIQEYSNPPRRYIYSAYIIRNHTSKFQKGFLKWRGFMSETAAFRVDGDQLSPLEKYPGYDIFWQNFPPGDTTIVFYRLMDGHLSGVVGTTKLQDFRTVVSETESQANYMSGMIGIVAIMILYNLGMFLFFRKTYFLYYVLYCFLGILSFAHLVGPLTWSAWKISGLINMALIFLLLFCRGLLEIKASKDPWMTRAIQCAVILNILASFYSYQSNDMYGIFVAAPLTILVCLTASLLKALQGVRNAYFLSLGWSIFFASAILSILSPHIGLYATWASYSSLFGFALEIVFFSFALGDKVRQSERRVVKEKLHAFAQLSKVFYPHQIEQIRQGKSLEDTMPIGTADACVLCFDVIDSSNLTIAHKEQFLQESIKACTGILDDGYSYSKGTLIANAYRIKEMGDGFLCSVGFPFRALPNRSVAEQAIDLAERFIQIFEEFARCRGLSEDVFCSVSVVMDKIEGRFPITGVKEYDVYGRGVVTATRYEKIRKDILDYHPCHIISVQNKVYDQLSKECQMRFEEINLDSISYKIRGDVFARRVYIGKRYPKEISKSHVG
- a CDS encoding energy transducer TonB, translated to MNVSASKTIIQLALLPFLISSCTTPKPKLFSPAKFFKISEAYVANIDWAAVQGDNGRPTCIYHLVDMDVDGNGNVTDAKLIQSSSSREPETLRIKTITASKMWKFEPAVTERKARVGFFFRKGAKTQHFFANPDYPIENNPRDDDDWAVENKQHAKPIRRIAPQMPRQARMRGLTGFTVLRFDVTKEGTTENIKVTQSFPPGVFDRSAIRAIAKWSYEKNKASTQTIRLDYLLEGGSSCIF